One window of the Rhizorhabdus dicambivorans genome contains the following:
- a CDS encoding 2-oxoglutarate dehydrogenase E1 component: MGIEGVGFDGPEGVSASFVEGLYRQYRADSSSVDQSWRDYFAGIEAGISGPSWARPNWPPSSTDALTAALDPTQMEVPAKAPKAAPAAAPAPAPAMAATDPAEIERQALNSIRAVMLIRSYRVRGHLLANLDPLGLSQRAETDDLTPAWHGFSEADMDRQVYVPGFLGLKWATPREILAILRKNYCGNVGLEYMHISDVEERRFLQARIEGKDAEITFTPEGKKAILTKVIHAEQWEKFLGRKYVGTKRFGLDGGESMVPALEAVIKYAGAYGVNEVVIGMAHRGRLNVLSNLMEKPYRAIFNEFAGGSSNPEDVGGSGDVKYHLGTSTDREFDGNKVHLSLAPNPSHLECVNPVVLGKSRAKQTKLDDLERSRVLPILLHGDAAFAGQGIIMECFGFSGLRGYNTGGTIHFVINNQVGFTTSPQFARSSPYPSDIAKMVQAPILHVNGDDPEAVTWACKVATEFRQTFKRDVVIDMWCYRRFGHNEGDEPGFTQPLMYEAIRKHPPVSAIYSARLVQEGVIDNEWTSKSEGEFVNHLEQEFEAGKSYKVNKADWFEGDWTGFAEPREAITERRAAVTGISTDLMADLGRQLTTVPEGLTIHKTLGRILEAKKEMFASGKGFDWATGEALAFGSLLTEGYGVRLSGQDSGRGTFSHRHAVWVDQKDGHKYIPLSALDRRFQVLDSPLSEFGVLGFEYGYASAAPNTLVMWEAQFGDFANGAQVIVDQFISSGEAKWLRVNGLVMLLPHGYEGQGPEHSSARLERYLQLCAEDNMQVANCTTPANYYHILRRQMLRKFRKPLIIMTPKSLLRHKSAVSTAEEMTGDTRFMRVLMDTNAPAAADVRRVVLVSGKLYYELAEARDAAGDKNTLILRVEQLYPFPADALITILGRLPNLETVVWAQEEPKNQGAWSFVEPYIEKVLTDNGGAPKRAVYAGRKAAAATATGLARNHAVQQAALIADALGHETKGK, translated from the coding sequence ATGGGTATCGAAGGCGTCGGTTTCGACGGACCGGAGGGAGTCAGTGCTTCCTTCGTTGAAGGCCTGTATCGGCAATATCGCGCCGATAGTTCCAGCGTGGACCAGAGCTGGCGGGATTATTTCGCCGGCATAGAGGCCGGGATATCCGGCCCCAGCTGGGCGCGGCCCAACTGGCCCCCCAGCAGCACCGACGCGCTGACCGCGGCGCTCGATCCCACCCAGATGGAGGTTCCGGCCAAGGCGCCCAAGGCGGCGCCCGCCGCCGCTCCGGCCCCCGCGCCGGCCATGGCCGCGACCGACCCGGCCGAGATCGAGCGGCAGGCGCTGAACTCGATCCGCGCGGTGATGCTGATCCGCTCCTATCGCGTGCGCGGCCATCTGCTCGCCAATCTCGATCCGCTCGGCCTGTCCCAGCGCGCCGAGACCGACGATCTGACCCCCGCCTGGCACGGCTTCTCCGAGGCCGACATGGACCGGCAGGTCTATGTGCCGGGCTTCCTCGGCCTGAAATGGGCCACCCCGCGCGAGATACTGGCGATCCTCCGCAAGAATTACTGCGGCAATGTCGGCCTCGAATATATGCACATCAGCGACGTGGAGGAGCGGCGCTTCCTCCAGGCGCGGATCGAGGGCAAGGACGCCGAGATCACCTTCACGCCCGAGGGCAAGAAGGCGATCCTCACCAAGGTGATCCATGCCGAGCAGTGGGAGAAGTTCCTGGGCCGCAAATATGTCGGCACCAAGCGCTTCGGCCTCGACGGCGGCGAATCGATGGTCCCCGCGCTCGAAGCGGTGATCAAATATGCCGGTGCCTATGGCGTGAACGAGGTGGTGATCGGCATGGCCCATCGCGGCCGCCTCAACGTCCTCTCCAACCTGATGGAAAAGCCCTATCGCGCGATCTTCAACGAGTTCGCGGGCGGCTCCTCCAATCCGGAGGATGTCGGCGGGTCGGGTGACGTCAAATATCACCTCGGCACCTCGACCGATCGTGAGTTCGACGGCAACAAGGTCCATCTCAGCCTCGCGCCGAACCCGTCGCACCTCGAATGCGTCAACCCGGTGGTGCTCGGCAAGTCGCGCGCCAAGCAGACCAAGCTCGACGATCTCGAGCGGTCCAGGGTGCTGCCGATCCTGCTGCACGGCGACGCCGCCTTCGCGGGCCAGGGCATCATCATGGAGTGCTTCGGCTTCTCCGGCCTGCGCGGCTACAATACCGGCGGCACGATCCATTTCGTGATCAACAACCAGGTCGGTTTCACCACCTCGCCGCAGTTCGCGCGCTCATCGCCCTATCCGTCGGACATCGCCAAGATGGTCCAGGCGCCGATCCTCCACGTCAACGGCGACGATCCCGAGGCGGTGACCTGGGCGTGCAAGGTCGCGACCGAGTTCCGCCAGACCTTCAAGCGCGACGTCGTGATCGACATGTGGTGCTATCGCCGCTTCGGCCACAACGAAGGCGACGAGCCGGGCTTCACCCAGCCGCTGATGTACGAGGCGATCCGCAAGCACCCCCCGGTCAGCGCGATCTACAGCGCGCGCCTCGTCCAGGAAGGCGTGATCGACAACGAATGGACCTCCAAGTCCGAGGGCGAGTTCGTCAACCATCTCGAGCAGGAGTTCGAGGCGGGCAAGAGCTACAAGGTCAACAAGGCCGACTGGTTCGAGGGCGACTGGACCGGCTTCGCCGAGCCGCGCGAGGCGATTACCGAGCGCCGCGCCGCGGTCACCGGCATCTCCACCGATCTGATGGCCGATCTCGGCCGCCAGCTCACCACCGTTCCCGAGGGGCTGACCATCCACAAGACGCTGGGCCGCATCCTCGAGGCGAAGAAGGAGATGTTCGCGTCGGGCAAGGGCTTCGACTGGGCGACCGGCGAGGCGCTGGCCTTCGGCTCGCTGCTGACGGAGGGCTATGGCGTCCGCCTGTCGGGCCAGGATTCGGGGCGCGGCACCTTCAGCCATCGCCACGCCGTCTGGGTCGATCAGAAGGACGGGCACAAATATATCCCGCTCTCCGCGCTCGACCGGCGCTTCCAGGTGCTGGACAGCCCGCTGAGCGAGTTCGGTGTGCTCGGCTTCGAATATGGCTATGCCTCCGCCGCGCCGAACACGCTGGTGATGTGGGAAGCGCAGTTCGGCGATTTCGCCAATGGCGCGCAGGTCATCGTCGATCAGTTCATCTCGTCGGGCGAGGCGAAGTGGCTGCGCGTCAACGGCCTCGTGATGCTGCTGCCGCACGGCTATGAAGGGCAGGGGCCCGAGCACAGCTCGGCCCGGCTGGAGCGCTATCTCCAGCTCTGCGCCGAGGATAACATGCAGGTCGCGAACTGCACGACGCCGGCCAATTATTACCACATCCTGCGCCGGCAGATGCTCCGCAAGTTCCGCAAGCCGCTGATCATCATGACGCCCAAGTCGCTGCTCCGTCACAAGTCGGCGGTATCGACGGCGGAGGAGATGACCGGCGATACCCGCTTCATGCGCGTGCTGATGGACACCAACGCGCCGGCGGCGGCCGATGTCCGCCGGGTCGTGCTGGTGTCGGGCAAGCTCTATTATGAGCTGGCCGAGGCGCGCGACGCGGCCGGGGACAAGAACACGCTGATCCTGCGGGTCGAGCAGCTCTATCCCTTCCCGGCCGATGCGCTGATCACCATCCTCGGTCGTCTGCCCAACCTCGAAACCGTGGTGTGGGCGCAGGAGGAGCCGAAGAACCAGGGCGCCTGGAGCTTCGTCGAGCCCTATATCGAGAAGGTTCTCACCGACAATGGGGGCGCGCCGAAGCGCGCGGTCTATGCCGGCCGCAAGGCCGCTGCGGCGACCGCGACCGGCCTCGCCCGCAACCATGCCGTCCAGCAGGCGGCTCTGATCGCCGACGCTCTCGGCCACGAAACAAAGGGTAAGTAA
- the odhB gene encoding 2-oxoglutarate dehydrogenase complex dihydrolipoyllysine-residue succinyltransferase, protein MATDVVVPTLGESITEATLGQWLKKPGEAVKADEPIASLETDKVAIEVPSPVAGVVGELVVNEGDTVNVGAVIARIEAGASAATAATPAVEDRTAVGQAEAAAPPEPAAAPVDEEGDPVTLSPSVRRAVLEHGVDPSKIRGTGKDGRLTKDDVVAAARTQPKPAAPAAAAPAPAVAAPVAASAGGRKEERVRMTRLRQTVASRLKEAQNTAAILTTFNDVDMTAVIEARNKYKDLFEKKHGVRLGFMGFFVKAACMALKDVPAVNASIEGDEIVYRDYVDVSVAVSAPNGLVVPVIRDAQDLSVAGIEKTIGDFGTRAKNGTLKLEEMKGGTFTISNGGVFGSLMSTPIINPPQSGVLGLHRIEERPVVRDGQIVARPMMYLALSYDHRLIDGREAVTFLVAIKNAIEDPTRLLIDL, encoded by the coding sequence ATGGCAACCGATGTTGTGGTTCCGACGCTCGGTGAATCGATCACCGAGGCGACTCTCGGACAATGGCTCAAGAAGCCCGGCGAGGCGGTGAAGGCCGATGAGCCGATCGCCAGCCTGGAGACCGATAAGGTGGCGATCGAGGTTCCCTCGCCCGTCGCCGGCGTGGTCGGCGAGCTGGTGGTGAATGAAGGCGACACCGTCAATGTCGGCGCGGTGATCGCGCGGATCGAGGCGGGCGCCAGCGCGGCCACCGCCGCGACCCCGGCGGTCGAGGACCGCACCGCTGTCGGCCAGGCCGAGGCGGCCGCTCCCCCCGAGCCCGCCGCGGCCCCGGTCGATGAGGAAGGCGATCCCGTCACCCTGTCGCCGTCGGTGCGCCGCGCGGTGCTGGAGCATGGCGTCGACCCGTCGAAGATCCGGGGCACCGGCAAGGACGGCCGGCTGACCAAGGACGATGTCGTCGCCGCCGCGCGCACCCAGCCCAAGCCGGCTGCCCCGGCCGCAGCCGCCCCGGCGCCTGCCGTCGCCGCGCCGGTCGCCGCTTCGGCCGGTGGCCGCAAGGAGGAGCGGGTCCGCATGACCCGCCTGCGCCAGACCGTCGCCAGCCGCCTCAAGGAGGCGCAGAACACGGCCGCGATCCTCACCACCTTCAACGACGTCGACATGACGGCGGTGATCGAGGCGCGGAACAAGTATAAGGACCTGTTCGAGAAGAAGCACGGCGTCCGCCTCGGCTTCATGGGCTTCTTCGTGAAGGCCGCCTGCATGGCGCTGAAGGACGTGCCCGCGGTCAACGCCTCGATCGAGGGCGACGAGATCGTCTATCGCGACTATGTCGACGTCTCGGTCGCGGTCTCCGCGCCGAACGGCCTGGTCGTGCCGGTGATCCGCGACGCGCAGGACCTTTCGGTCGCCGGCATCGAGAAGACGATCGGCGATTTCGGCACCCGCGCCAAGAACGGCACGCTCAAGCTCGAAGAGATGAAGGGCGGCACCTTCACCATCTCGAATGGCGGCGTGTTCGGCTCGCTGATGTCGACCCCGATCATCAATCCGCCACAGTCGGGCGTGCTCGGCCTGCACCGGATCGAGGAGCGCCCCGTGGTCCGTGACGGCCAGATCGTCGCCCGGCCGATGATGTACCTCGCGCTGAGCTATGATCATCGCCTGATCGACGGCCGCGAGGCGGTGACCTTCCTCGTCGCGATCAAGAACGCGATCGAGGACCCGACCCGCCTGCTGATCGACCTGTAA
- the lpdA gene encoding dihydrolipoyl dehydrogenase yields the protein MSDYDFDVIVIGAGPGGYVAAIRAAQLGLKTACAESRETLGGTCLNVGCIPSKAMLHASELYDEAASGKLAKLGIKATVELDLDTMHGQRRDAVKGLTGGIEYLFKKNKVEWLKGLAAFTGKDTVEVAGKSYRAKNIVIATGSSVTPLPGVEIDEKVVVSSTGALELPKVPGHLVVIGGGVIGLELGSVWKRLGAKVTVVEYLDQLLPGMDGEIRKEAAKIFKKQGMELKLSTKVTGVTVKGGKATVTVEPAAGGAAETLEADAVLVSIGRRPNTEGLALERAGLTTNKRGQIEVDHDFGTGVPGIWAIGDVVPGPMLAHKAEDEGIAVAENIAGLTGIVNHDVIPGVVYTFPEIAAVGLTEEDAKARGEVKVGKFPMMANSRAKTNHEPDGFVKVIADAKTDRVLGVHIIASVAGTMIAQAAQAMEFGATSEDIAYTCHAHPTHSEAIKEAAMAVTGKPIHI from the coding sequence ATGTCCGACTATGATTTCGACGTGATCGTCATCGGCGCCGGCCCCGGCGGCTATGTCGCCGCGATCCGGGCCGCGCAGCTCGGCCTCAAGACGGCCTGCGCGGAAAGCCGCGAGACGCTGGGCGGCACCTGCCTCAACGTCGGCTGCATCCCCTCCAAGGCGATGCTCCACGCATCCGAGCTCTATGACGAGGCCGCCAGCGGCAAGCTCGCCAAGCTCGGCATCAAGGCCACGGTCGAACTGGACCTCGATACCATGCACGGCCAGCGCCGCGACGCGGTCAAGGGCCTCACCGGCGGTATCGAATATCTGTTCAAGAAGAACAAGGTCGAGTGGCTGAAGGGCCTCGCCGCCTTCACCGGCAAGGACACGGTCGAGGTCGCGGGCAAGAGCTATCGTGCGAAGAACATCGTCATCGCCACCGGCTCCAGCGTCACCCCGCTGCCCGGCGTCGAGATCGACGAGAAGGTCGTGGTTTCCTCGACCGGCGCGCTGGAGCTGCCCAAGGTCCCCGGCCATCTGGTCGTGATCGGCGGTGGCGTGATCGGGCTGGAACTGGGGTCGGTGTGGAAGCGGCTCGGTGCGAAGGTCACCGTGGTCGAATATCTCGATCAGCTGCTCCCCGGCATGGACGGCGAGATCCGCAAGGAAGCCGCCAAGATCTTCAAGAAGCAGGGCATGGAGCTGAAGCTCTCGACCAAGGTCACCGGCGTCACCGTCAAGGGCGGCAAGGCGACCGTCACCGTCGAGCCCGCCGCTGGCGGCGCGGCCGAGACGCTGGAGGCCGACGCGGTGCTGGTGTCGATCGGGCGTCGCCCGAACACCGAGGGTCTCGCACTGGAGCGCGCCGGCCTCACCACCAACAAGCGCGGCCAGATCGAGGTCGATCACGACTTCGGCACCGGCGTTCCCGGCATCTGGGCGATCGGCGATGTCGTCCCCGGCCCGATGCTTGCCCACAAGGCCGAGGATGAGGGCATCGCGGTGGCGGAGAATATCGCCGGTCTCACCGGCATCGTGAACCACGATGTCATTCCCGGCGTCGTCTACACCTTCCCCGAGATCGCCGCCGTCGGCCTGACCGAGGAGGACGCGAAGGCGCGCGGAGAGGTGAAGGTCGGCAAATTCCCGATGATGGCGAACAGCCGCGCCAAGACCAATCATGAGCCCGATGGCTTCGTGAAGGTGATCGCCGACGCCAAGACCGACAGGGTGCTGGGCGTCCACATCATCGCGTCGGTCGCCGGCACGATGATCGCCCAGGCTGCGCAGGCCATGGAGTTCGGCGCGACCAGCGAGGACATCGCCTATACCTGCCACGCCCATCCGACCCATTCGGAGGCGATCAAGGAAGCCGCGATGGCGGTGACCGGCAAGCCGATCCACATCTGA
- a CDS encoding DUF3175 domain-containing protein, which translates to MTAHKWSQDVTEHSDALTLDRGVFTLSDPAKIAHSLKQSAEHSRRRKATPFRSAMSMLTFYINRAGKDLPEKQRKILEAAKGELRTAFGKDGK; encoded by the coding sequence ATGACGGCGCACAAATGGTCGCAGGACGTGACCGAGCATTCGGATGCGCTGACGCTGGATCGCGGCGTGTTCACGCTGAGCGATCCAGCGAAGATCGCCCACTCGCTCAAGCAGTCGGCCGAGCATAGCCGGCGCCGCAAGGCGACGCCGTTCCGATCGGCAATGTCGATGCTGACCTTCTACATCAACCGCGCGGGCAAGGACCTGCCCGAGAAGCAGCGGAAGATATTGGAGGCAGCGAAGGGCGAGTTGCGCACGGCGTTCGGGAAGGACGGAAAATAA
- a CDS encoding Hsp70 family protein: protein MTGGSIGLDFGTTNSVVALGQGGGSDLLDFAAPRGAAPVFRSALCFWHDDDADGGLASDAGPWAIAEYLEYPADSRFIQSFKTVAASQSFDQATIFGKRFRFEDLGRVFLDRMVGHAGGRLDTRPPRIVVGRPVEYAGSRPDEALARQRYAAMFEGFGVDIHYVYEPLGAAYSFAARLDEPATVLVADFGGGTSDFSVVRIGARGDAPRCVPLGHAGVGIAGDRLDYRLLDRLVLPMLGKGGEYRSFDKLLEIPRSWFSDFADWSRLALMRNPRTLAELERLRRAAVDGDAIARMIAVIEGELGYPLYEAVAQTKRALSTAEVAPFRFDGGGLTIEADVSRASFEDWIAEDVAQMERAVDRALAASRIDAAGIDRVFLTGGTSLVPRIRRIFTDRFGADRIESGGELTSIAHGLALIGQEEDVAAWSA, encoded by the coding sequence GTGACAGGCGGATCGATCGGTCTCGATTTCGGGACGACCAACAGCGTCGTGGCGCTGGGGCAGGGCGGCGGTTCCGATCTGCTCGATTTCGCCGCGCCGCGCGGTGCCGCGCCGGTCTTCCGCTCGGCGCTGTGCTTCTGGCATGATGACGATGCCGACGGTGGGCTGGCCTCGGATGCGGGGCCATGGGCGATCGCCGAATATCTCGAATATCCGGCTGACAGCCGCTTCATCCAGTCGTTCAAGACGGTCGCGGCCAGCCAGAGCTTCGACCAGGCGACGATCTTCGGGAAGCGTTTTCGCTTCGAGGATCTCGGCCGTGTCTTTCTCGATCGCATGGTCGGCCATGCCGGCGGGCGCCTCGATACCCGCCCCCCGCGCATCGTCGTCGGGCGTCCGGTCGAGTATGCCGGTAGCCGCCCGGACGAGGCGCTCGCCCGGCAGCGCTATGCCGCGATGTTCGAAGGCTTCGGCGTCGATATCCATTATGTCTATGAGCCGCTGGGTGCTGCCTACAGCTTCGCCGCACGGCTTGACGAGCCAGCCACCGTCCTCGTCGCCGATTTCGGCGGCGGTACCAGCGACTTCTCGGTGGTGCGGATCGGCGCGCGGGGCGATGCGCCGCGTTGTGTGCCGCTGGGCCATGCCGGCGTCGGCATCGCGGGGGACCGGCTTGACTATCGCCTGCTCGATCGCCTCGTCCTGCCGATGCTGGGGAAGGGCGGGGAGTATCGCTCGTTCGACAAGCTGCTCGAGATTCCGCGCAGCTGGTTCAGCGACTTCGCCGACTGGTCGCGCCTCGCGCTGATGCGCAATCCCAGAACCTTGGCCGAGCTGGAGCGCCTGCGTCGCGCGGCGGTCGATGGCGATGCGATCGCGCGGATGATCGCGGTGATCGAGGGCGAGCTGGGCTACCCGCTCTATGAGGCCGTCGCACAGACCAAGCGGGCCCTGTCGACGGCGGAGGTCGCGCCCTTCCGCTTCGACGGGGGCGGCCTGACGATCGAGGCCGATGTCAGCCGCGCTTCGTTCGAGGACTGGATCGCCGAGGATGTCGCGCAGATGGAAAGGGCCGTCGATCGCGCGCTCGCCGCCTCCCGGATCGACGCGGCAGGCATTGATCGCGTCTTCCTGACCGGCGGTACCTCGCTAGTCCCCCGCATCCGCCGCATCTTCACCGATCGCTTCGGAGCGGATCGGATCGAGAGCGGGGGCGAACTCACTTCGATCGCCCATGGCCTCGCGCTCATCGGCCAGGAGGAGGATGTCGCCGCCTGGTCGGCCTGA
- a CDS encoding aminotransferase class I/II-fold pyridoxal phosphate-dependent enzyme, protein MVAQIEPFHAIAISRIAHQLRDESRSIIHMEFGQPSTGAPAAAIAAARHVLDTDAMGYWESTRLKERIAGHYRERHGVAVDPEQVILTCGASPALVLALSCLFAPGDRVAFARPGYVAYRNTLKALYLDPVELACGPAQRFQVTAAALAALDPAPSGVIIASPANPTGTIIAPEEARAIAAVCRERGIRIVSDEIYHGLSYGAVTRSLLEDAPDALILNSFSKYFSMAGWRLGWLVVPPDLIGAARARMGNLFLTPPSLAQHAGLAAFDCREELEGHVETYARNRALLLEALPHLGLGNIAPPDGAFYIYADVRHLTDDSMAFCKRLLLDTGVALAPGIDFDPVDGHHYIRFSFAVSTALVEEALRRITPWLAERASERAVA, encoded by the coding sequence ATGGTTGCCCAAATCGAGCCGTTTCACGCGATCGCGATCAGCCGGATCGCCCACCAGCTGCGCGACGAGAGCCGCTCGATCATCCATATGGAATTCGGCCAGCCCTCCACCGGTGCGCCGGCCGCCGCCATCGCCGCGGCGCGTCATGTGCTCGACACCGACGCCATGGGCTATTGGGAAAGCACCCGCCTCAAGGAGCGGATCGCCGGCCATTATCGCGAGCGCCATGGCGTGGCGGTCGATCCCGAGCAGGTCATCCTCACCTGCGGCGCGTCGCCCGCGCTGGTGTTGGCCCTGTCCTGCCTGTTCGCGCCGGGGGACCGCGTGGCCTTCGCGCGGCCGGGCTATGTCGCCTATCGCAACACCCTGAAGGCGCTCTATCTCGATCCGGTCGAACTGGCCTGCGGGCCGGCGCAGCGTTTCCAGGTCACGGCGGCGGCGCTGGCCGCGCTCGATCCCGCGCCCAGCGGCGTGATCATCGCCTCGCCCGCCAATCCCACCGGCACGATCATCGCGCCGGAGGAGGCGAGGGCGATCGCCGCGGTGTGCCGCGAGCGCGGCATCCGGATCGTCTCGGACGAGATCTACCACGGCCTCAGCTACGGCGCCGTCACCCGCTCGCTGCTGGAGGACGCACCCGACGCGCTGATCCTCAACAGCTTCTCCAAATATTTCAGCATGGCCGGCTGGCGGCTCGGCTGGCTGGTCGTCCCGCCCGATCTGATCGGCGCCGCCCGCGCGCGGATGGGCAATCTCTTCCTCACCCCGCCGTCGCTCGCGCAGCATGCCGGGCTCGCCGCCTTCGACTGCCGCGAGGAGCTGGAGGGCCATGTCGAGACCTATGCCCGCAACCGGGCGCTGCTGCTGGAGGCGCTTCCCCACCTCGGCCTCGGCAACATCGCGCCGCCCGACGGCGCCTTCTACATCTATGCCGATGTCCGCCACCTGACCGATGACAGCATGGCCTTCTGCAAGCGGCTGCTGCTCGATACCGGCGTCGCCCTCGCGCCCGGCATCGATTTCGATCCGGTCGACGGCCACCATTATATCCGCTTCAGCTTCGCCGTCTCGACCGCGCTGGTCGAGGAGGCGCTGCGCCGGATCACCCCCTGGCTTGCCGAGCGGGCAAGCGAACGCGCGGTGGCGTGA
- a CDS encoding flagellar basal body-associated FliL family protein — translation MSAAAAPAAEAPKKKGKMKGIVMTLVMALVFGGGGVGAGLYAAGAGLAGGHKEEAPVDPNMPQLVKKEGAEDHGAEHGEKKTLPMGFEVEKSPDPTKYKASYYTFEQPFTANLRDSDGFTQIGLGASTFYDQKVLDNLKENELPIRSAILMVMAQQDSFTISTPEGKLALQKGLKDAINETLKQRTGFGGIDNVYFTTMVVQ, via the coding sequence ATGAGTGCAGCAGCAGCACCGGCCGCCGAGGCGCCGAAGAAAAAGGGTAAGATGAAGGGCATCGTCATGACGCTCGTCATGGCGCTCGTCTTTGGCGGCGGCGGGGTCGGCGCCGGCCTGTACGCCGCGGGCGCCGGCCTGGCGGGCGGGCACAAGGAGGAGGCCCCGGTCGATCCCAACATGCCCCAGCTCGTCAAGAAGGAAGGCGCCGAGGACCATGGCGCCGAGCATGGCGAGAAGAAGACCCTGCCGATGGGCTTCGAGGTGGAGAAGTCGCCCGATCCGACCAAGTACAAGGCGAGCTATTACACCTTCGAGCAGCCCTTCACCGCGAACCTGCGCGATTCGGACGGCTTCACGCAGATCGGCCTGGGCGCATCGACCTTCTACGACCAGAAGGTGCTCGACAACCTCAAGGAGAATGAGCTGCCGATCCGATCGGCGATCCTGATGGTGATGGCGCAGCAGGACAGCTTCACCATCTCCACCCCGGAGGGCAAGCTGGCGCTGCAGAAGGGGCTGAAGGACGCGATCAACGAAACGCTCAAGCAGCGCACCGGCTTCGGCGGGATCGACAATGTCTATTTCACGACGATGGTCGTGCAATAG
- a CDS encoding flagellar hook-length control protein FliK — MAVAALSTSAIALTSSPTPASPTPMPASPPVGEAAPAFAKLVAQTQPEGKAGQGGPNPETGAEGEAEIIAIMGDETAPGASESKSQDAGADQPLDLLADIEAMVAAAGQITVTQPAPAPAAQGTPVPTPAPAALDGAAPAEPVLVGRTITRLAANSAPAMPLRPAAIAPRPETPTADRAGEIPPQAKDVTRLPVDSQPRQQAPAAAIVPDARPVPTAAAAKPFAADVGDTRGAIEATPVVDDATAPARPAARGNIATLIASLKSALTPGRMPADAPMPAAAEPGVAPVAATPVSNATPMPTPETVAAVAPEALAAEPAPQGAKAGKPARAPAAPPIATAAKADVTAPQASVAPAPADTDRPIAPTGDDLAPVTVASATPAPASPAMPSAPSVDPAIAGVQPAGQPVAAAAPADGATPAVSEGLQTVERHLDLARDSQWLDRLARDISQAATQQGHLKFHLNPEHLGALTVEIANSAAGTAIKLTADTDQARTIIADAQPQLIAEVRAQGLRVSETHVELNNQQQSGANHGSAFAQNHQGQAGQQRQPSADHQPFARTQATSRDDAGDSAPREDGELYA; from the coding sequence ATGGCCGTTGCCGCGCTCTCGACATCCGCGATCGCCCTGACGTCCAGCCCGACGCCGGCCAGCCCGACGCCGATGCCGGCCAGCCCGCCCGTGGGCGAGGCCGCGCCGGCCTTCGCCAAGCTCGTCGCCCAAACCCAGCCCGAGGGCAAGGCGGGCCAAGGCGGGCCCAATCCCGAAACCGGCGCCGAGGGCGAGGCCGAGATCATCGCCATCATGGGCGACGAAACGGCGCCGGGCGCATCCGAGAGCAAGAGCCAGGACGCCGGTGCCGACCAGCCGCTCGACCTGCTGGCCGATATCGAGGCGATGGTCGCCGCCGCCGGCCAGATCACGGTCACCCAGCCGGCGCCCGCACCCGCCGCGCAGGGCACGCCGGTGCCGACACCCGCCCCCGCCGCACTGGATGGCGCAGCGCCCGCCGAGCCGGTGCTCGTCGGCCGCACCATCACCCGGCTGGCGGCGAACAGCGCCCCGGCCATGCCGCTCCGACCGGCGGCCATCGCCCCCCGGCCGGAGACGCCGACCGCCGATCGGGCCGGCGAGATCCCGCCCCAGGCGAAGGACGTGACCCGTCTTCCGGTCGACAGCCAGCCGCGGCAACAGGCCCCGGCAGCGGCCATCGTGCCCGACGCCAGGCCCGTTCCGACGGCCGCCGCCGCCAAGCCGTTCGCCGCCGATGTCGGCGACACCCGGGGCGCGATCGAAGCGACCCCCGTGGTGGACGATGCGACGGCGCCCGCCCGACCGGCCGCGCGTGGCAATATCGCGACGCTGATCGCCTCGCTGAAATCGGCCCTCACACCGGGCCGCATGCCCGCCGATGCGCCGATGCCGGCGGCGGCAGAGCCCGGTGTCGCGCCCGTCGCGGCGACGCCCGTTTCGAACGCCACGCCGATGCCGACTCCCGAGACCGTCGCGGCAGTGGCGCCCGAGGCCCTGGCCGCCGAGCCGGCGCCGCAGGGCGCCAAGGCCGGCAAGCCCGCGCGGGCGCCCGCCGCTCCGCCGATCGCCACCGCCGCCAAAGCCGATGTAACGGCCCCGCAGGCGAGCGTCGCTCCGGCGCCGGCCGACACCGATCGGCCGATCGCGCCGACCGGCGACGACCTGGCCCCCGTCACTGTGGCGTCCGCGACACCGGCGCCGGCCAGCCCGGCGATGCCCTCCGCGCCGTCTGTCGATCCCGCGATCGCGGGGGTTCAGCCGGCAGGCCAGCCCGTCGCCGCCGCCGCGCCGGCCGATGGCGCCACGCCGGCTGTCAGCGAGGGCCTGCAGACCGTCGAACGCCATCTCGACCTGGCGCGCGACAGCCAGTGGCTCGACCGGCTGGCCCGCGACATCAGCCAGGCCGCGACCCAGCAGGGCCATCTGAAATTCCACCTCAACCCCGAGCATCTCGGCGCGCTGACGGTGGAGATCGCCAACAGCGCGGCGGGCACCGCGATCAAGCTGACCGCCGATACCGACCAGGCGCGCACCATCATCGCCGACGCGCAGCCGCAGCTGATCGCCGAGGTCCGCGCCCAGGGGCTGCGGGTTTCCGAGACGCATGTCGAGCTGAACAACCAGCAGCAGAGCGGCGCCAACCACGGCTCCGCCTTTGCTCAGAACCATCAGGGCCAGGCCGGCCAGCAGCGCCAGCCGTCAGCAGATCATCAACCTTTTGCGCGTACACAGGCCACGAGTCGCGATGATGCCGGTGATTCGGCACCACGCGAGGATGGCGAACTCTACGCTTGA